GAGCCTGGTGGCAGCGGATCCCCGGCCCGTCCGCGACGCCCTGCTGGTCCGGCTCCGGGCCGCGGCCGTGCTGGGCACCGTGGGCCTGGACGCGGAAATCCTGCGGCACCGGCAGCTGCACCGGGACACCCTCGAGCGGTACCGGACCATCGAGGCCCGCGACTTTCCGGCCGGCGCAACCTTGGACCGTGCCAATGAGCTGCAGCGGGCAGTGTTGCGGGCCGGCATCGCCTTCGAGGAGTCGTGGCTGGCCTGGTGCGCCGAAACGCTGTCCACTGCGTTCCACACAGGTGCCTAAAGAGGCGCCTGGAAAGCGGCCTTTGTCCCGGACCCTGGCGGCAGTCGGTGCTTGCGTCACGTGGTTACATGCCGGGGGCGGGGCTGCCCGTGGCGGTGCCTTCGCCGGTCAGGGTGCCGGTCAGGTAGTGCTGCAGGACCGGTCCGACCAGTGCCACGAGTTCGTCGTGGCCGGCCGAGGCGAGCGGGTCGGCCCGCAGCAGGTACCGGGCCACCATGAGCCCGATCAGCTGGCTCGCCACCAGCGCCCCCCGGCGGTCCAGTTCCTCCCGGCTGCCCGGCAGCCCGGCCAGGGCCCGCGTCAGGATGCGCTTGAAGAGGACCTGCCGGATCAGCGCGCCCTGGGCCTTGGAGGCCGTGGCGCTGCGCAGCAGTGCCAGCAGGGCCGGCTGGGCGGCGGAATCCCACAGCGTGAGGAGTGCGCGCAGCAAGGCTTCGCCCCGTACCTCGGCTGGTGTTTCACTGACCGCGCCCAACACCTGCGCAGGATCCACCGGCAGCTCCACGCAGGCGTTGAACAGCTCCTCCTTGCCGGCGTACCAGTGGTGGACCATCGCCGGGTCCACGCCGGCGTCGCGGGCCACTTCGCGCAGGCTGGTGGCCGCGTAGCCATGCTCGGCGAACAGTTTGCGGGCGCTGCCCAGGACCAGTTCGCGGGAGGTGGTGCGGCCCTGCCGGCGGCCGCGCCGCGGCGAGGTGCGCACCCGGCTACGCCGTCCGGCGACGCAGGGTCAGGGAGGCGAGCAGCAGGCCGGCCACCACAAAGCAGGCCACCACCACCAGGTCCGTGCCCATGGCCGAGGTCGCGCTGGCGTGGCCAGCAATTTCCTGCAGCGCATCGACCGAGTACGTCAGGGGAAGCACGTTGGAGATGGCCTCCAAGACGGAGTTCATCTGGTCCCGGGCCACGAACAGCCCGCACAGCAGGATCTGGGGGATCACCACCACGGGCATGAACTGGACGGCCTGGAACTCCGTGGTGGCGAACGCGGAACAGAGCAGGCCCAGCGCCACGCCCAGCACCGAATTGACGACCGCCACGAGGACGACCCACCCGGCGTTTCCCTGGATGTCCATGCCGAACACCCAATATGCCACGGCCGTGGCCACCACCGACTGCAGGGCCGCCATGAGGGAGAATGCCAGCGCATACCCAAACAGGAGGTCACCTTTGTGGATGGGCGTGGTGAGCAGCCGTTCCAGGGTGCCGGACGTGCGCTCGCGCAGCATGGTGATGGAGGTGACCAGGAACATGACAATGAAAGGGAAGATCGCCAGCATCATCAGCCCCACCCGGTCAAAGGTGCTGGGCACCCCGGGCGGCAGTTGCTCGTTTTGGTACAGCCAATACACCACGGCCAGCAGCACCGAGGGAACCACCAGGATCAGCGCAATGCTGCGGGGATCGCCCTTGAGCTGCTGCAGGACGCGCACATTCGTCGCCCACATCATCCGCCAGTTCATCGTGCCGTTCCCCCTGGTCCCGCCGTGCCCTCGGCCTGGATCAGCCGCAGGAATGCCAATTCCAGGTCGTCGGTGCCGCCGCGCCGGCGAAGCTCGGCAGGTGTGAGCTGGGCCAGCAGCCGGGCGTCGCGCAGCAGCAGCAGCGAATCGCAGTGCCCGGCCTCCTCCATGACGTGGCTGGAGATGACGAGCGTGGTGCCGGCGGCGGCCATGTCGGCAAACTGGGACCAAAGGTCGGCGCGCAGCACGGGGTCCAGGCCCACGGTGGGCTCGTCCAGGAACAGCAGCCGCGGCTTGGAGACCAGTGCACAGGCCAGGGAGACCCGGTTGAACTGGCCGCCCGAGAGGTCGCCGGCCTTCCGCTTAAGGAAGTCTGAGAGCCCGACGGCGGCGACCGCCTCCAGTGCGTCAGCCCGGCTCCGGCTGTGCATGGCGCCGAAATACCGCACGTTGTCCAGGACGCTCAGGTCCCGGTACACGCTCGGCGCCTGGGTGACGTAGCCGACGTCGTGCCTCAAGGTAGGGTCGCCAGCGGGACGTCCCAGCACGCGGACCTCCCCGCCGGTGATCCTTTGCACGCCCACAAGTGCCCGGATCAGCGTGGTCTTGCCACTGCCGGAGGGGCCGAGCAGGCCCGTGATCCGGCCGGCGGGAATCGTGAAGCTCAGGTCCCGCAACACGTCCGTCCTGCCGCGGTGGACCACCAGGTTTTCCACGGTGACGCTGCCGGACCCGCCGGCCGGGCGGCCGGGTGCGCCGGGGCTGGCCGGGACCGGAGGCCGTACCGCGGCGAAGGGGGTTGGCAGTTCTGCCCTGTGTGACACATGACCTCCCGGAACCGGCAATTCACCAGATGATGAATTAAAGCTAACCCCCACGACCGTCCTTGTCCACAGGTCCGGCGACGGAACATCGGGCCCCGGGCGTTGCGCCGGCTGTGTGCCGCCCGACGGCAGGAACCGGTAGATTGGTACTGGCCCGCCAACCCACGGCGGGCGCCCAACTGCTCAAGAAACGGAAAATCCGCGTGGCCCTTCGCCTTTCCACACTCTTCCTTCGCACCCTCCGTGAGGATCCCGTCGACGCCGAGGTGGACAGCCACAAACTGCTCCTGCGCGCCGGCTACATCCGCCGGGCCGCCCCCGGCATCTACACGTGGCTGCCGCTGGGCCTGCGCGTGCTGCGCAAGGTGGAGGCCATCGTGCGCGAGGAGATGGACGCCATCGGTGCCCAGGAGGTCCACTTTCCGGCGCTGCTGCCCAAGGAGCCCTACGAGGTCACCAACCGGTGGGTGGAGTACGGCGACGGCATCTTCCGCCTCAAGGACCGCAAGGGCGCGGACTACCTGCTGGCCCCCACACACGAGGAACTGTTCACGCTGCTGGTCAAGGACCTGTATTCCTCCTACAAGGACCTGCCGCTGTCCATCTACCAGATCCAGGCCAAGTACCGCGACGAGGCCCGTCCCCGCGCCGGCCTGCTCCGCGGGCGCGAGTTCATCATGAAGGACTCCTACTCCTTCGACATTGACGACGCCGGACTGGACGCCAGCTACGTGGCCCACCGCGGCGCGTACCTGCGCATCTTTGAGCGCCTGGGCCTGGAAGTCATCCCCGTCGCCGCCACGGCCGGCGCCATGGGAGGGTCCAAGAGCGAGGAATTCCTGCACCCGTCCGCCATCGGCGAGGACACCTTCGTGCGGTCCGCCGGAGGCTATGCGGCCAACGTTGAGGCCGTCACCACGGTGGTCCCGGAGGACATCGACTTCACCGACGCACCCGCCGCCGTGGTCCGCGACACGCCTGACACGCCCACCATCGACACGCTCGTCGCGGCGGCCAACCACCTGGCACCCAAGGACGACGGCGACTGGACGGCGGCGGACACGCTGAAGAACGTGGTGCTGGCCATCGACCTGCCCACCGGTGAACGGCAGATCGTGGTCATCGGCGTCCCCGGCGACCGGGCCGTGGACCTCAAGCGCATTGAGGCGAACATCGGCGTGCACCTCGCCGTGGGCGGCGAGGTGGGCGTGGAGGCGGCCAACGAGGCGGACTTGAAGAAGCACCCCGGACTTGTCAAGGGCTACATCGGCCCGGGCCTCACACTCGACGGCGCCGTGCTGGGCGCGGAGGCCTCCACCAAGCTGCTGTACCTGGTGGATCCGCGCGTCGTCCCCGGCACGGCGTGGGTTACCGGGGCCAACGAGCCCGGCAGGCACGTCTTCGGCCTGGTCGCCGGGCGCGACTTCGGCTGGGACGGCACCATCGAAGCCGTCGAAGTGCGGGCGGGCGATCCCGCCCCGGACGGCTCCGGCCCCCTGGAAGCCGCCCGCGGCATCGAAATGGGACACATCTTCGCCCTGGGCCGCAAGTACAGCGAGGCCCTGGACCTGAAGGTGTTGGATTCGAACGGGAAACTGGCAGTGGTCACGATGGGTTCCTACGGCATTGGCATCACCCGCGCGGTCGCGGCCCTGGCGGAGTCGAACCACGACGACAAGGGCCTGCTCTGGCCCGTGAACGTGGCACCGGCACACGTCCACGTGGTCGCCGTGGGCCGTGGGGCCGAAATCTTTGAAGCGGCTGAGTCCCTGACCGCCGAGCTGGAAACAGCCGGGCTGGAAGTCATCTACGATGACCGCCCCAAGGTTTCCCCCGGAGTGAAGTTCGGCGACGCCGAGCTTCTGGGCGTCCCCACCATCCTGGCTGTCGGCCGCGGGCTCGTGGACGGCCTCGTCGAAATCAAGGACCGCGCCACCGGCAGCGCCGAAAACGTGCCCGTCGCCGACGCCGTCAAGTACATCCTCGACCACCAATAGTCCGACAGGCCCGGGTCGCCGGGCCTGTTCGTCCGGTGGTCGGGCCTGTCGAGGCCCGGCGGGGCCGTGGTTGACTCCGGCGCAGGCCCGGCATTTTTCCGGCGACTATCCGACACCACGGCCGCGGGCGGCCTTTGGCGCCTCCTTGACGTCGCCTACAAAAAATGCCGGCTCCTGCCCCTGGTGCCCATGTCACCGCCGCCCCGGGCCGCGCAATGCGCGCGGCCCGGGGCGGTCCTGTGGCACGAGGCGGCGAAGCCGCTGTTTTTGAAAGTCCGGCGTAAAGGAGACCGTAAGGCCGCCCGCGGCCGGCGGTCGGATAGCCGGACGTAAAAACAGCGGTCCGCCGCCGGACGCAACCACGGCCACGTACGGTCTCGACAGGCCCGGCCACCGGCCGCCGCCGGCTGGCAGCCCCGATGACAATTGAGAGGGACGCATGATGTCCGGCTTTGAGGATGTGACCACGGCCACGATACTGCTGATCCTGGTGGCCGGGTTTGCCGCCGGCTGGATCGACGCGGTGGTGGGCGGGGGAGGGCTGATCCAATTGCCGGTCATGCTGATGGTCCCGGGCATTACGCCGATACAGGCGCTGGCCACGAACAAGATGGGCTCGATCTTTGGCACCGCCACGAGCTCCGTCACCTACTATCGGCGGGTGAAACCCGACCTGCGCACGGCGCTTCCCATGGCCGCGGTGGCCCTGGCGGGCAGCGTGGGCGGTGCCGTCGTGGCGGCGAGCCTGCCCGGTTCGGTGTTCAAGCCCATCATCGTGGCGGCGCTGGTCGCTGTCCTGCTGTTCACGGCGTTCAAGCCGGGCATGGGCGAGCTGACGGCCCTGCGGCACGCGGGCCGGAAGCACTACATCCTGGCCGGATGCATCGGCGGCGTGATCGGCTTTTATGACGGCCTGATCGGTCCGGGCACAGGATCGTTCCTGGTGATCGCCCTGGTGAGCCTCATGGGCTACGCATTCCTGGAAGCCAGCGCCAAGGCCAAGATCGTCAATCTGGCCACCAATGCCGGGGCGCTGATGTTTTTCCTGCCCCACGGCTCCCTGCTGTGGGGTGTGGGCCTGGTGCTTGGCGCGGCCAACATGGCAGGCGGGTACCTCGGCGCACGCACGGCGGTGAAGCAGGGCAACAAGTTCATCCGGGTCGTGTTCCTGGGCGTGGTGACGGTGCTCATTGTGAAACTGGGCATCGACGTCTGGAACGAAAACGGCGTCGCGGCCTGGGCAGCTGCCGTCCTCGGCAGCTAGTCCAGGGTCTTGAGGTCGTGCGCAGCAGGCAGTCCTGGCAGAGACCTGCCCGCCATCGTGGCCGCCACCCACAGTGAACGCTGGGCATCCCCGCCGTGGTTCCGTGCCTCCATGTACGACAAAGCGTTTTCCACTTCCCGGACCACGGACCACGCTGCCGCCAGGTCCGCGTCCAGACCGGCACCGGCGGCAAGGTCTGAACAACGACGCCGGAGAGCGGCTTCGGCGTTCCGGGGCGGCAGGTCCTGAATACGGTTCCACAGGCACGGGGCCACGGCGAATTCCGCGTCCCCGACCTGCGGCTGCGGGTCGATGGCCAGGTAGCCGCTGCCGTCCAGTGACGCCAGGATGTTCAGATAGTGCAGGTCCGTGTGGACCAGCACGTCCCGCGACTCGCGGCGCGCGACGGCCCCGCGTGTCTGGCATACCTCCAAGGCGGCTTCCAGCAGCCACAGCGGGAACGGCCGGTTGAGGTCGTCCCAGCGGGCGGGAAGTTCGTCGCAGTACCGCTCCGCGGTTGCGGCAATCTGGGGTATCCGGTCCCATCCGGGCCTGTCATCGGGCTCGATCGACAGCTGCCGGACCAGGCCGCCCCAGACGTCCACCGCCTCGGCCAGGGGAACGTCGAACAGTGACGCCCCTGCATCCAGCCGGGCCGTGACCATGGAGCAGGTGGCCGGGTCGTGTTCCAGTATCCGCACCATCCCGTGCCCGTTCCACAGGGACAGGGCGATGGGTTCGAGCACGGCCTCGGCAAAGGGAAACGCGATCTTCAGGGCGGCCGCGGTTCCGTCCCCGAGACGCACCGGCACCACGATCCCCGTGTGCCCGTGCCACGGCTGTGTTCCCGGAGGCAGGT
This genomic stretch from Arthrobacter dokdonellae harbors:
- a CDS encoding PadR family transcriptional regulator, with the protein product MSLPHAILTSLLEKPCTGAELARRFDKSLGYFWQATHQQIYRELGRLEEDGLIVARGRATARGSQRHFDVRPRGRAELERWSLVAADPRPVRDALLVRLRAAAVLGTVGLDAEILRHRQLHRDTLERYRTIEARDFPAGATLDRANELQRAVLRAGIAFEESWLAWCAETLSTAFHTGA
- a CDS encoding TetR/AcrR family transcriptional regulator gives rise to the protein MRTSPRRGRRQGRTTSRELVLGSARKLFAEHGYAATSLREVARDAGVDPAMVHHWYAGKEELFNACVELPVDPAQVLGAVSETPAEVRGEALLRALLTLWDSAAQPALLALLRSATASKAQGALIRQVLFKRILTRALAGLPGSREELDRRGALVASQLIGLMVARYLLRADPLASAGHDELVALVGPVLQHYLTGTLTGEGTATGSPAPGM
- a CDS encoding ABC transporter permease, yielding MMWATNVRVLQQLKGDPRSIALILVVPSVLLAVVYWLYQNEQLPPGVPSTFDRVGLMMLAIFPFIVMFLVTSITMLRERTSGTLERLLTTPIHKGDLLFGYALAFSLMAALQSVVATAVAYWVFGMDIQGNAGWVVLVAVVNSVLGVALGLLCSAFATTEFQAVQFMPVVVIPQILLCGLFVARDQMNSVLEAISNVLPLTYSVDALQEIAGHASATSAMGTDLVVVACFVVAGLLLASLTLRRRTA
- a CDS encoding ABC transporter ATP-binding protein; translated protein: MENLVVHRGRTDVLRDLSFTIPAGRITGLLGPSGSGKTTLIRALVGVQRITGGEVRVLGRPAGDPTLRHDVGYVTQAPSVYRDLSVLDNVRYFGAMHSRSRADALEAVAAVGLSDFLKRKAGDLSGGQFNRVSLACALVSKPRLLFLDEPTVGLDPVLRADLWSQFADMAAAGTTLVISSHVMEEAGHCDSLLLLRDARLLAQLTPAELRRRGGTDDLELAFLRLIQAEGTAGPGGTAR
- a CDS encoding proline--tRNA ligase — encoded protein: MALRLSTLFLRTLREDPVDAEVDSHKLLLRAGYIRRAAPGIYTWLPLGLRVLRKVEAIVREEMDAIGAQEVHFPALLPKEPYEVTNRWVEYGDGIFRLKDRKGADYLLAPTHEELFTLLVKDLYSSYKDLPLSIYQIQAKYRDEARPRAGLLRGREFIMKDSYSFDIDDAGLDASYVAHRGAYLRIFERLGLEVIPVAATAGAMGGSKSEEFLHPSAIGEDTFVRSAGGYAANVEAVTTVVPEDIDFTDAPAAVVRDTPDTPTIDTLVAAANHLAPKDDGDWTAADTLKNVVLAIDLPTGERQIVVIGVPGDRAVDLKRIEANIGVHLAVGGEVGVEAANEADLKKHPGLVKGYIGPGLTLDGAVLGAEASTKLLYLVDPRVVPGTAWVTGANEPGRHVFGLVAGRDFGWDGTIEAVEVRAGDPAPDGSGPLEAARGIEMGHIFALGRKYSEALDLKVLDSNGKLAVVTMGSYGIGITRAVAALAESNHDDKGLLWPVNVAPAHVHVVAVGRGAEIFEAAESLTAELETAGLEVIYDDRPKVSPGVKFGDAELLGVPTILAVGRGLVDGLVEIKDRATGSAENVPVADAVKYILDHQ
- a CDS encoding sulfite exporter TauE/SafE family protein encodes the protein MMSGFEDVTTATILLILVAGFAAGWIDAVVGGGGLIQLPVMLMVPGITPIQALATNKMGSIFGTATSSVTYYRRVKPDLRTALPMAAVALAGSVGGAVVAASLPGSVFKPIIVAALVAVLLFTAFKPGMGELTALRHAGRKHYILAGCIGGVIGFYDGLIGPGTGSFLVIALVSLMGYAFLEASAKAKIVNLATNAGALMFFLPHGSLLWGVGLVLGAANMAGGYLGARTAVKQGNKFIRVVFLGVVTVLIVKLGIDVWNENGVAAWAAAVLGS
- a CDS encoding aminoglycoside phosphotransferase family protein, with protein sequence MAATVDIPDDLKRRHARSPGGRAWLAGLPGLITSALRRWQLTVDLPPGTQPWHGHTGIVVPVRLGDGTAAALKIAFPFAEAVLEPIALSLWNGHGMVRILEHDPATCSMVTARLDAGASLFDVPLAEAVDVWGGLVRQLSIEPDDRPGWDRIPQIAATAERYCDELPARWDDLNRPFPLWLLEAALEVCQTRGAVARRESRDVLVHTDLHYLNILASLDGSGYLAIDPQPQVGDAEFAVAPCLWNRIQDLPPRNAEAALRRRCSDLAAGAGLDADLAAAWSVVREVENALSYMEARNHGGDAQRSLWVAATMAGRSLPGLPAAHDLKTLD